The following coding sequences lie in one Tichowtungia aerotolerans genomic window:
- the guaA gene encoding glutamine-hydrolyzing GMP synthase, with translation MKHTEWIAILDYGSQVTQLIARRIREQKVYCEIIRFDTPAEELKTRAPKGIILSGGPCSVPDADSPKCDPAIFELGIPVLGICYGMQLTAHTLDGSVHPGQKREYGKAMMKITGDSPLFQGLEPDLQVWMSHGDKVEQMPAGFEVVAESDNCPFAAMQHPEKNIFGVQFHPEVVHTPQGKEMLWNFAFRICKCAGDWEMSKFIEANVAAIREKVGDDHVLLGLSGGVDSSVVAALLHKAIGDQLHCVYVDNGLMRYRETEEIEKLFGDAFGIDLHVARAGDLFLSKLEGVSDPEQKRKIIGTTFIDVFAEKARTLSDKVKYLGQGTLYPDVIESVSPIGGPSATIKSHHNVGGLPDDLQFDLIEPLRELFKDEVRAVGRELGLPSYVVDRQPFPGPGLAVRIIGDITPERIDVLQQADLRVREEIMKMDNHLDVWQYFAVLLPIQSVGVMGDDRTYENVVAVRAVESRDGMTADWYKLPYDVMDSISNRIINEVKGVNRVCYDISSKPPSTIEWE, from the coding sequence ATGAAACATACTGAATGGATTGCCATCCTGGATTACGGCTCACAAGTCACTCAGCTGATCGCCCGCCGGATCCGCGAACAAAAAGTTTACTGCGAGATTATCCGCTTTGATACGCCGGCGGAAGAGCTCAAGACCCGCGCACCGAAAGGTATTATCCTTTCCGGCGGACCGTGCAGCGTTCCGGATGCAGACTCGCCGAAATGCGACCCGGCCATTTTTGAGCTCGGCATTCCGGTCCTCGGAATCTGCTACGGCATGCAGCTCACCGCCCACACGCTCGACGGTTCCGTTCATCCCGGCCAGAAACGTGAATACGGCAAAGCCATGATGAAAATCACCGGCGACTCTCCCCTTTTCCAAGGGTTGGAACCCGATCTGCAGGTCTGGATGAGCCACGGCGACAAAGTTGAACAAATGCCCGCCGGATTCGAAGTTGTCGCCGAGTCCGACAACTGTCCCTTTGCTGCGATGCAGCACCCCGAAAAAAATATCTTCGGCGTGCAGTTCCACCCCGAAGTCGTCCATACCCCGCAGGGCAAAGAAATGCTCTGGAACTTCGCCTTCCGTATCTGCAAATGCGCCGGCGACTGGGAAATGAGCAAATTTATTGAAGCCAACGTGGCCGCCATCCGCGAAAAAGTCGGCGACGACCACGTCCTGCTCGGCCTCTCCGGCGGCGTTGACTCCTCCGTCGTGGCGGCCCTGCTCCACAAAGCCATCGGCGACCAGCTGCACTGCGTCTACGTCGACAACGGCCTCATGCGCTACCGCGAAACCGAAGAAATCGAAAAACTCTTCGGTGATGCTTTCGGCATCGACCTGCACGTCGCCCGCGCCGGCGACCTGTTCCTCAGCAAACTCGAAGGCGTCTCCGATCCCGAGCAAAAGCGCAAAATCATCGGAACCACCTTTATTGACGTGTTTGCTGAAAAAGCGCGCACGCTCAGCGACAAAGTCAAATATCTCGGACAGGGAACGCTCTATCCCGACGTCATCGAATCGGTTTCCCCGATCGGCGGCCCGTCGGCCACCATCAAGAGCCACCACAATGTGGGCGGGCTGCCCGACGACCTGCAGTTCGACCTCATCGAACCGCTACGTGAACTCTTTAAGGATGAAGTTCGTGCCGTCGGGCGCGAGCTCGGCCTGCCGAGCTATGTCGTCGACCGCCAGCCCTTCCCCGGCCCCGGCCTCGCCGTGCGCATCATCGGCGACATCACGCCCGAGCGCATCGACGTGCTCCAGCAGGCCGACCTGCGCGTGCGCGAAGAAATCATGAAAATGGACAACCACCTCGACGTCTGGCAGTACTTCGCCGTGCTGCTGCCGATCCAGTCCGTCGGCGTAATGGGCGATGACCGCACCTACGAAAACGTCGTCGCTGTTCGCGCGGTCGAAAGCCGCGACGGCATGACCGCCGACTGGTACAAACTTCCTTATGATGTGATGGATTCCATTTCCAACCGGATCATCAATGAAGTCAAAGGCGTCAACCGGGTCTGCTACGACATCAGCTCCAAGCCGCCGTCCACCATCGAGTGGGAATAA
- the carA gene encoding glutamine-hydrolyzing carbamoyl-phosphate synthase small subunit yields the protein MKKAIIALEDGTCFEGRAFAGSGEFYGELVFNTSMTGYQEILTDPSYNGQIVTMTYPLIGNYGVNPEDAESRAVFAKGLVIGECSRIASNWRSTMPLPEYLEQAGIVGVDQVDTRAITLHIRDKGAMKCIISTEDPDKDSLVAKAKASEGLVGRDLSTEVSITEPYTYPEGGKPDAKFRVAVIDCGIKLNQLRIFDELGCECRVFPNGASSAAILACKPDGLFVSNGPGDPAGVPQIVKTVMELVEARLPTFGICFGHQMLGLALGGTTYKLKFGHRGGNQPIQDTRSKKVEIASHNHGFCIDADSINPEVAEISHINLNDNTVAGLRHKTLPLFCVQYHPEACPGPHDPFYLFEEFMELMEKEKRS from the coding sequence ATGAAAAAAGCGATTATCGCACTTGAAGACGGCACCTGTTTTGAAGGCCGGGCGTTTGCCGGAAGCGGTGAATTCTATGGCGAGCTGGTGTTCAACACCTCGATGACCGGCTATCAGGAGATTCTCACCGATCCTTCCTATAATGGTCAGATCGTCACCATGACCTATCCCCTGATCGGCAACTACGGGGTGAACCCGGAAGATGCGGAATCACGCGCCGTATTCGCCAAGGGGCTTGTCATCGGCGAATGCAGCCGCATCGCCAGCAACTGGCGCTCCACCATGCCGCTTCCGGAATACCTCGAACAGGCCGGCATCGTGGGAGTCGATCAGGTCGACACCCGCGCCATCACCCTGCACATCCGCGACAAGGGAGCCATGAAGTGCATCATCTCCACTGAAGATCCCGACAAGGACAGTCTGGTCGCCAAAGCCAAAGCCTCTGAAGGCCTCGTTGGTCGTGACCTCTCTACAGAGGTCAGCATCACCGAGCCCTACACCTATCCGGAAGGCGGCAAACCGGACGCCAAGTTCCGCGTGGCCGTCATCGACTGCGGCATTAAACTCAACCAACTGCGTATTTTTGATGAGCTCGGCTGCGAATGCCGCGTTTTTCCGAACGGAGCCTCCTCCGCAGCAATCCTCGCCTGCAAACCGGACGGCCTCTTTGTCTCCAACGGCCCGGGCGACCCGGCCGGCGTACCGCAGATTGTCAAAACCGTGATGGAACTGGTTGAAGCGCGCCTTCCAACCTTTGGAATCTGCTTCGGTCACCAGATGCTCGGTCTCGCACTCGGCGGAACAACCTATAAGCTGAAATTCGGCCACCGCGGCGGAAACCAGCCGATTCAGGACACCCGCAGCAAAAAGGTCGAAATTGCTTCGCACAACCACGGGTTCTGCATCGACGCCGACTCCATCAATCCCGAAGTCGCGGAAATCAGCCACATCAATCTGAACGATAATACTGTTGCCGGACTGCGGCATAAAACTCTGCCGCTCTTCTGCGTGCAGTATCACCCCGAGGCCTGCCCCGGCCCGCACGACCCCTTCTACCTCTTTGAAGAATTCATGGAGCTGATGGAAAAGGAAAAACGCTCATGA
- a CDS encoding HAD family hydrolase, whose translation MSDVEAAKSAGKKVREVLFFELETLAITGRKAMFETLQKVMKSKDMDVTKALFAKCGLTARPAAAIQAMIDNSGRNLTTGDQLAEQAESEMKKFFESDLELNPALPPLIKAAQEKNIEVVALSPWGEELAGTLMKKLGLDELGVDLVAQDCQEAVFPRADHWLRFLKQREQDTIPVIALVTSAGACRGAMTAGATCVAIPDEYTSFEDFSGAKIIMDSLDEMTPAEILDMVCRH comes from the coding sequence ATGAGTGATGTTGAAGCTGCCAAATCCGCGGGCAAAAAAGTGCGCGAAGTCCTGTTTTTCGAGCTGGAAACGTTGGCGATAACCGGTCGCAAAGCTATGTTTGAGACTCTTCAAAAGGTCATGAAGTCCAAAGATATGGATGTGACCAAGGCTCTGTTTGCCAAGTGCGGGCTGACGGCTCGTCCGGCAGCCGCGATTCAGGCGATGATTGACAACTCCGGTCGCAACCTGACGACTGGTGATCAGCTTGCCGAACAGGCGGAGTCTGAAATGAAGAAGTTTTTTGAGAGTGACCTCGAATTAAACCCGGCTCTTCCTCCGCTGATCAAAGCAGCTCAGGAAAAGAACATCGAAGTGGTTGCGCTTTCTCCGTGGGGAGAGGAATTGGCCGGTACGTTGATGAAGAAGCTGGGCCTGGACGAACTGGGAGTCGATTTGGTTGCTCAGGATTGTCAGGAAGCGGTTTTTCCGCGTGCGGACCACTGGTTGCGTTTCCTTAAACAGCGTGAGCAGGATACAATTCCGGTGATTGCGCTGGTGACTTCTGCCGGAGCCTGCCGCGGAGCCATGACTGCCGGAGCCACCTGTGTGGCGATTCCGGATGAGTACACCTCCTTCGAAGATTTCTCCGGAGCCAAAATTATTATGGATTCGCTGGACGAAATGACTCCGGCAGAAATCCTGGATATGGTCTGCCGGCACTGA